In the genome of Neofelis nebulosa isolate mNeoNeb1 chromosome 6, mNeoNeb1.pri, whole genome shotgun sequence, one region contains:
- the LOC131515261 gene encoding vomeronasal type-1 receptor 4-like: MVLNNIRATIFLFLTGPGIVGNISVFVKYMCAFFSGTATKSVHLLSLHLAFANTVTLLSKVTLKTIAMFGVRNVLGDMGCKAFVFLERVARGLSISTSSFLAVVQATTISPRAPMPASFKPASARHILPLCLFFWVLNSLVSMNLLYYVRNTSSLNRSQASHGNSCSYVLPRSQVMKWTFPILMALRDFSFLSLMGWASAYMVLLLHKHHRQVLYLQKSKILHQTPPERRAAHSVLLLMLCFLLFYWTDCLLSLGLNFSLENASFVLNIQEFLTLGYAILSPFVLIHRDGHLGGCWHTQ, encoded by the coding sequence ATGGTTTTGAACAATATCCGGGCAacgatttttctctttctcaccgGACCCGGCATCGTGGGGAACATCTCTGTGTTTGTGAAGTATATGTGCGCGTTCTTTTCGGGCACTGCGACGAAATCTGTACACCTTCTTAGCCTCCACTTGGCTTTTGCAAATACCGTGACACTTTTGTCCAAGGTAACGCTGAAAACAATAGCGATGTTTGGTGTGAGAAACGTCCTGGGCGACATGGGCTGTAAAGCGTTTGTGTTTCTGGAGAGGGTGGCCCGGGGCCTTTCGATCTCCACCAGCAGCTTCCTCGCCGTGGTCCAGGCCACCaccatcagccccagagcccccATGCCTGCCAGCTTCAAGCCAGCATCCGCAAGGCAcatccttcccctctgcctcttcttctgGGTCCTCAACTCCTTGGTCAGCATGAACTTACTCTACTACGTCAGAAACACGAGCAGCCTAAACAGGTCACAAGCTAGCCACGGAAATAGCTGCTCTTACGTCCTCCCAAGAAGCCAGGTCATGAAGTGGACGTTTCCCATCCTCATGGCCCTGCGGGATTTCTCGTTTCTGAGTCTCATGGGCTGGGCCAGCGCCTATATGGTGCTTCTTCTCCACAAGCACCACAGGCAAGTCCTCTACCTTCAGAAATCCAAGATCCTCCACCAGACCCCCCCCGAGAGAAGAGCCGCTCACAGTGTTCTCCTTCtgatgctttgttttcttttattttattggacagattgtcttctttctctgggCTTAAATTTCTCCTTAGAGAATGCTTCTTTCGTATTAAATATTCAAGAATTTCTAACTCTTGGTTATGCAATTCTCAGCCCGTTTGTGCTGATTCACAGAGATGGACATCTGGGTGGATGTTGGCATACTCAATAA